Proteins co-encoded in one Arachis hypogaea cultivar Tifrunner chromosome 13, arahy.Tifrunner.gnm2.J5K5, whole genome shotgun sequence genomic window:
- the LOC112733332 gene encoding protein MET1, chloroplastic — protein sequence MSLSSSSLYSSLTLPRTTHQVLYTKPKFLSSRNPSFSGVSCFSSNPLLSKPFLFVAKASSEVGSEASSAKSEGEGEQEDEEEEKYEEYEVELEQPYGIKFAKGRDGGTYIDAIAPGGAADRAGVFTVGDKVIATSAVFGTEIWPAAEYGRTMYTIRQRIGPLLMKMQKRYGKIDYGGELTEKEIIRAERNSGVISNRVREIQMQNYMRKKEQKARRENDLREGLLLYKNGKYEEALEKFESVLGSKPEPEEAAVASYNVACCYSKLNQIQAALSSLEEALNAGFEDFKRIRNDPDLANVRASEEFDPLVKRFDESFINENAINAIKSLFGFGKK from the exons ATGTCTTTGTCTTCGTCTTCTCTTTACTCTTCACTCACATTGCCAAGAACCACCCACCAAGTTCTTTACACCAAACCCAAGTTCCTTTCTTCCAGAAACCCCTCTTTCTCAGGTGTTTCTTGCTTTTCCTCAAACCCCCTTTTGTCAAAGCCCTTCCTTTTTGTGGCTAAGGCATCATCTGAGGTTGGGTCAGAAGCATCATCAGCCAAGAGTGAAGGAGAAGGAGAACAAGAAGACGAAGAGGAGGAGAAATATGAGGAGTATGAAGTAGAGCTGGAGCAGCCATATGGAATCAAATTTGCAAAGGGAAGAGATGGTGGCACTTACATTGATGCTATTGCACCAGGTGGAGCTGCTGATAGGGCTGGTGTCTTCACTGTTGGTGATAAAGTTATTGCCACCAG TGCAGTTTTTGGGACTGAAATTTGGCCAGCCGCGGAGTATGGAAGGACAATGTACACAATTCGCCAAAGAATTGGCCCGTTGCTTATGAAAATGCAGAAGAGATATG GAAAGATTGATTATGGTGGTGAATTAACTGAGAAGGAGATTATCAGAGCTGAGAGGAACTCTGGTGTAATCAGTAACAGAGTCAGGGAAATTCAA ATGCAAAACTACATGAGGAAAAAGGAACAGAAAGCGCGCAGAGAAAATGATTTGAGAGAAGGATTACTGCTATACAA GAACGGCAAATATGAGGAAGCGCTGGAGAAATTCGAGTCTGTTTTGGGGTCTAAACCAGAACCCGAAGAAGCAGCAGTAGCAAGTTATAATGTAGCTTGTTGTTACTCTAAGCTAAACCAG ATTCAAGCTGCACTTTCTTCACTTGAAGAAGCATTGAATGCTGGATTTGAAGACTTCAAG AGAATCAGAAATGATCCTGACCTGGCCAATGTAAGAGCATCGGAGGAGTTCGATCCACTCGTGAAAAGATTTGATGAATCGTTTATCAATGAGAATGCCATCAATGCCATTAAATCTCTTTTCGGCTTTGGTAAGAAATAA
- the LOC112733330 gene encoding beta-amyrin 28-monooxygenase, with amino-acid sequence MEVAKFLGLPALLFLLVLCFHLIRKFAKLGKKPNLHLPPGSLGWPMVGETFEFMREAKKGNMSRFTLERMEKYDSRVFKTSFLGDPMAVFCGMAGNKFLFSNENKQVQLWWPSSIRKLLRTSLVTKIGEDAKLTRKLLLSFLSGEALRNFVPKMDSIARSHLNTHWKGKEQVIVYSTTQLYTYSLACCLFLSIEDPAHVSKFSSKFEELVKGMLGFPVNLPGTKFHQAMKAADEIRKEIKMLVRQRKVDLEEKASPSPSQDLLSHLLVTPDASGRFMPQEEIIDIMLQLLFAGHDTSRSALSSIMKYLGEMPQVYEQVLEEQLDISRGKGTGELLQWDDVQKMKYSWNVASEVMRLSPPVAGAYREATGDFTFAGYTIPKGWKLNWTTFSTHMDPAHFPNPKVFDASRFEGEGPAPYSYVPFGGGPRMCLGLEFARLEILVFMHHIVKQFKWDLMNPNEKFKYDPLLEPENGLPIRLHPRPL; translated from the exons ATGGAGGTGGCCAAGTTTCTAGGCTTGCCAGCACTTTTGTTTCTCTTGGTCCTTTGTTTTCATCTGATAAGAAAATTTGCGAAACTGGGAAAGAAGCCAAACCTTCATCTTCCCCCTGGAAGCTTAGGATGGCCGATGGTCGGAGAAACCTTTGAGTTTATGCGGGAAGCTAAGAAGGGAAACATGTCAAGGTTCACACTAGAGAGAATGGAGAAATATGACTCCAGGGTGTTCAAGACTTCATTTCTTGGAGATCCAATGGCTGTGTTTTGCGGCATGGCCGGGAACAAGTTCTTGTTCAGCAATGAGAACAAACAAGTCCAACTATGGTGGCCCTCTTCAATAAGGAAGCTGTTAAGGACATCTCTGGTTACTAAGATTGGTGAAGATGCAAAGTTGACTAGAAAGTTGCTATTGAGCTTTCTTAGTGGAGAAGCACTCAGGAATTTCGTGCCCAAAATGGATAGCATTGCTCGGAGCCATTTAAACACACATTGGAAAG GAAAGGAGCAGGTGATTGTGTATTCCACAACACAGCTATACACATATTCATTggcttgttgcttatttttgagCATTGAAGACCCTGCCCATGTATCAAAGTTTTCATCCAAGTTTGAAGAGCTTGTGAAAGGCATGCTTGGCTTCCCCGTCAACTTGCCCGGAACAAAATTCCATCAAGCCATGAAAGCCGCAGATGAAATAAGGAAAGAGATTAAAATGCTTGTAAGGCAAAGGAAAGTGGATTTGGAAGAGAAGGCGTCTCCATCACCTAGCCAAGACCTTTTGTCACATTTGCTTGTCACACCTGATGCCAGTGGAAGATTCATGCCCCAAGAGGAGATCATTGACATCATGCTACAGCTGCTTTTTGCGGGCCATGACACTTCTCGGTCGGCCTTATCGTCTATCATGAAGTATCTTGGCGAAATGCCTCAAGTTTATGAACAGGTTTTGGAAG AACAACTTGACATAAGCCGAGGGAAAGGGACAGGGGAGTTGTTGCAATGGGATGATGTTCAGAAAATGAAGTATTCTTGGAATGTTGCATCTGAAGTCATGAGGCTATCACCACCTGTTGCTGGTGCTTACAGAGAAGCAACAGGGGATTTTACCTTTGCTGGCTATACCATTCCTAAGGGATGGAAG TTGAACTGGACCACTTTCTCGACACACATGGATCCGGCACACTTTCCGAATCCCAAAGTTTTTGATGCATCGAGGTTTGAAGGGGAAGGTCCTGCACCCTATTCATATGTTCCATTTGGAGGAGGGCCTAGAATGTGTTTGGGACTAGAGTTTGCAAGGCTAGAGATACTTGTGTTCATGCATCACATTGTGAAACAATTCAAGTGGGATTTGATGAATCCAAATGAGAAGTTTAAGTATGATCCCTTGCTTGAGCCAGAAAATGGACTTCCAATTCGGCTTCACCCTCGCCCTCTCTAA